In Quercus robur chromosome 11, dhQueRobu3.1, whole genome shotgun sequence, the following proteins share a genomic window:
- the LOC126706708 gene encoding uncharacterized protein LOC126706708, whose protein sequence is MMANQLESLVQSIKSKVRALKKKKKPYVKMDKSSSVKVEIRSRKARKLIDKTLKVADQPGKRSLS, encoded by the coding sequence ATGATGGCAAACCAATTGGAGAGCTTGGTACAGTCGATAAAATCGAAGGTTCGAGctctgaagaagaaaaagaagccaTACGTGAAGATGGACAAGAGCTCGAGTGTCAAGGTCGAGATCCGTAGCAGGAAGGCTCGAAAGCTCATCGACAAGACACTCAAGGTTGCTGATCAACCTGGGAAGCGTAGCCTTTCTTAA